One genomic segment of Misgurnus anguillicaudatus chromosome 23, ASM2758022v2, whole genome shotgun sequence includes these proteins:
- the LOC129453589 gene encoding uncharacterized protein isoform X1, whose protein sequence is MGFTCIVKGCENKPKVYSDVMFHRIPTYPKQRKAWLAALNMDATKPLRILKKWRVCSDHFTPEDYTDTGFRLKDTATPTIFQSQTQQIGSSPKTETHHIEATVMDTSATSVFDVSMTSEPAVNPTDTSFVPYSSPSTNTTTGSSSSLSGQHSGWKERKWIVNESKLMELFQKCTTCGAAMCDLNQTITQFGSRIEINWQCSNGHIGQWESCPNIRGMAENNLLASAATLFTGSTYTDIADWAGLLNLQLPQEATFHNIQASYLFPVIEESYTQQENIIKTKLIWEGVRLRGDGSSRHSSKYNTYSFMNESNKQIVAFELMQLSQVSQASSSVAMEPLAFKKGLEKILDEGIDVKVVTTDRHPSIRKIMREEYPQIIHQFDPLHVAKEFKQKMVAASNKKEYKDLAPWVSSVSNHMWWSCCTSKGDAKELLRRWMSLQHHITGVHRWEENGTEYRCFHKDLSAEEQRTKRWLKRNSPAFKALQAMIMDKRLLKDLQQMTLFKHTGQTEVFHDALLKYCPKRLHFQYPSMKARTMLAIMDHNENHSTKRQQATTAAGLKRHNVVFQRQSKQWIEPVYVKTTQKFRDDLVDRVIQRLDPTIRFKDASSPIKVPCLAANIALLPKPIKEEVTPQDSKVHLSHLVYS, encoded by the exons ATGGGTTTCACGTGCATCGTAAAGGGTTGTGAGAACAAGCCGAAGGTATATAGCGACGTCATGTTTCACAGAATTCCAACTTACCCCAAACAGCGGAAAGCTTGGTTAGCTGCTTTGAACATGGATGCAACGAAACCGCTGCGGATTCTGAAGAAGTGGCGTGTTTGCTCCGACCATTTCACACCGGAGGACTATACTGACACAGGATTTCGCCTAAAGGATACGGCCACACCGACAATATTTCAATCGCAAACACAACAAATTGGATCATCACCGAAAACT GAAACACACCACATTGAAGCTACTGTGATGGATACGAGTGCAACATCAGTGTTTGATGTCAGCATGACCTCAGAGCCTGCTGTCAATCCCACAGACACCAGCTTTGTGCCATATTCCAGCCCGTCCACCAACACCACCACAGGAAGTTCCTCAAGCCTCTCTGGACAACACAGTGGATGGAAGGAGAGGAAGTGGATTGTAAATGAGTCCAAACTCATGGAACTCTTTCAAAAATGTACAACCTGTGGTGCTGCGATGTGTGACCTGAACCAGACAATTACACAGTTCGGCAGTAGAATCGAAATAAATTGGCAGTGTAGCAATGGCCATATAGGACAATGGGAATCATGTCCCAATATACGTGGAATGGCGGAAAATAATCTTCTCGCATCAGCTGCCACTCTCTTTACTGGatcaacatacacagacatAGCTGACTGGGCTGGACTTTTAAACCTGCAGTTGCCCCAGGAGGCAACTTTCCACAACATACAAGCAAGCTATCTGTTCCCAGTGATTGAGGAATCATATACGCAACAGGAGAACATAAtcaaaacaaaattaatttgGGAAGGAGTGCGGCTACGTGGAGATGGCAGCTCCAGACACTCCAGCAAATACAACACGTATTCTTTCATGAACGAATCCAATAAACAAATCGTGGCGTTTGAGCTGATGCAG CTTTCCCAGGTTTCCCAGGCCTCCAGTTCTGTTGCAATGGAACCATTGGCCTTCAAGAAAGGCCTGGAGAAGATCCTGGATGAGGGCATTGATGTAAAAGTGGTCACCACAGACCGGCATCCGTCCATAAGAAAAATTATGAGAGAAGAATATCCACAAATCATCCATCAATTTGATCCATTGCATGTCGCCAAAG aatttaaacaaaaaatggtTGCAGCATCCAACAAAAAGGAGTACAAGGATCTTGCTCCTTGGGTCAGCAGTGTCAGCAACCACATGTGGTGGAGCTGTTGCACCTCCAAAGGAGATGCAAAG GAGCTGCTCAGACGATGGATGTCTCTCCAACACCACATCACTGGGGTCCATCGCTGGGAAGAAAACGGAACGGAATACAGATGTTTCCATAAAGACTTGTCAGCAGAGGAACAAAGAACGAAAAGGTGGCTAAAAAGGAATTCCCCTGCCTTCAAAGCTCTTCAAGCAATGATTATGGACAAACGTCTCCTAAAAGACCTACAACAGATGACACTGTTCAAACACACCG GACAAACTGAGGTGTTCCACGATGCCCTTTTGAAGTACTGTCCAAAGCGACTTCATTTTCAATACCCTTCAATGAAGGCACGCACTATGCTAGCCATTATGGATCACAATGAGAATCACTCCACAAAGCGGCAACAGGCAACAACAGCAGCTG GCCTAAAAAGACACAATGTTGTCTTTCAAAGGCAGTCGAAGCAGTGGATTGAACCAGTCTATGTAAAGACGACTCAAAAATTCAGAGATGACCTCGTGGACAGAGTGATCCAAAGACTTGACCCCACCATCAGATTTAAAGACGCATCATCCCCTATCAAAGTACCTTGCCTAGCTGCCAACATTGCATTGCTACCAAAGCCCATCAAAGAGGAGGTCACACCTCAAGATTCAAAGGTCCATCTGAGCCATCTAGTTTACAGCTGA
- the LOC129453589 gene encoding uncharacterized protein isoform X2, with the protein MGFTCIVKGCENKPKVYSDVMFHRIPTYPKQRKAWLAALNMDATKPLRILKKWRVCSDHFTPEDYTDTGFRLKDTATPTIFQSQTQQIGSSPKTETHHIEATVMDTSATSVFDVSMTSEPAVNPTDTSFVPYSSPSTNTTTGSSSSLSGQHSGWKERKWIVNESKLMELFQKCTTCGAAMCDLNQTITQFGSRIEINWQCSNGHIGQWESCPNIRGMAENNLLASAATLFTGSTYTDIADWAGLLNLQLPQEATFHNIQASYLFPVIEESYTQQENIIKTKLIWEGVRLRGDGSSRHSSKYNTYSFMNESNKQIVAFELMQVSQASSSVAMEPLAFKKGLEKILDEGIDVKVVTTDRHPSIRKIMREEYPQIIHQFDPLHVAKEFKQKMVAASNKKEYKDLAPWVSSVSNHMWWSCCTSKGDAKELLRRWMSLQHHITGVHRWEENGTEYRCFHKDLSAEEQRTKRWLKRNSPAFKALQAMIMDKRLLKDLQQMTLFKHTGQTEVFHDALLKYCPKRLHFQYPSMKARTMLAIMDHNENHSTKRQQATTAAGLKRHNVVFQRQSKQWIEPVYVKTTQKFRDDLVDRVIQRLDPTIRFKDASSPIKVPCLAANIALLPKPIKEEVTPQDSKVHLSHLVYS; encoded by the exons ATGGGTTTCACGTGCATCGTAAAGGGTTGTGAGAACAAGCCGAAGGTATATAGCGACGTCATGTTTCACAGAATTCCAACTTACCCCAAACAGCGGAAAGCTTGGTTAGCTGCTTTGAACATGGATGCAACGAAACCGCTGCGGATTCTGAAGAAGTGGCGTGTTTGCTCCGACCATTTCACACCGGAGGACTATACTGACACAGGATTTCGCCTAAAGGATACGGCCACACCGACAATATTTCAATCGCAAACACAACAAATTGGATCATCACCGAAAACT GAAACACACCACATTGAAGCTACTGTGATGGATACGAGTGCAACATCAGTGTTTGATGTCAGCATGACCTCAGAGCCTGCTGTCAATCCCACAGACACCAGCTTTGTGCCATATTCCAGCCCGTCCACCAACACCACCACAGGAAGTTCCTCAAGCCTCTCTGGACAACACAGTGGATGGAAGGAGAGGAAGTGGATTGTAAATGAGTCCAAACTCATGGAACTCTTTCAAAAATGTACAACCTGTGGTGCTGCGATGTGTGACCTGAACCAGACAATTACACAGTTCGGCAGTAGAATCGAAATAAATTGGCAGTGTAGCAATGGCCATATAGGACAATGGGAATCATGTCCCAATATACGTGGAATGGCGGAAAATAATCTTCTCGCATCAGCTGCCACTCTCTTTACTGGatcaacatacacagacatAGCTGACTGGGCTGGACTTTTAAACCTGCAGTTGCCCCAGGAGGCAACTTTCCACAACATACAAGCAAGCTATCTGTTCCCAGTGATTGAGGAATCATATACGCAACAGGAGAACATAAtcaaaacaaaattaatttgGGAAGGAGTGCGGCTACGTGGAGATGGCAGCTCCAGACACTCCAGCAAATACAACACGTATTCTTTCATGAACGAATCCAATAAACAAATCGTGGCGTTTGAGCTGATGCAG GTTTCCCAGGCCTCCAGTTCTGTTGCAATGGAACCATTGGCCTTCAAGAAAGGCCTGGAGAAGATCCTGGATGAGGGCATTGATGTAAAAGTGGTCACCACAGACCGGCATCCGTCCATAAGAAAAATTATGAGAGAAGAATATCCACAAATCATCCATCAATTTGATCCATTGCATGTCGCCAAAG aatttaaacaaaaaatggtTGCAGCATCCAACAAAAAGGAGTACAAGGATCTTGCTCCTTGGGTCAGCAGTGTCAGCAACCACATGTGGTGGAGCTGTTGCACCTCCAAAGGAGATGCAAAG GAGCTGCTCAGACGATGGATGTCTCTCCAACACCACATCACTGGGGTCCATCGCTGGGAAGAAAACGGAACGGAATACAGATGTTTCCATAAAGACTTGTCAGCAGAGGAACAAAGAACGAAAAGGTGGCTAAAAAGGAATTCCCCTGCCTTCAAAGCTCTTCAAGCAATGATTATGGACAAACGTCTCCTAAAAGACCTACAACAGATGACACTGTTCAAACACACCG GACAAACTGAGGTGTTCCACGATGCCCTTTTGAAGTACTGTCCAAAGCGACTTCATTTTCAATACCCTTCAATGAAGGCACGCACTATGCTAGCCATTATGGATCACAATGAGAATCACTCCACAAAGCGGCAACAGGCAACAACAGCAGCTG GCCTAAAAAGACACAATGTTGTCTTTCAAAGGCAGTCGAAGCAGTGGATTGAACCAGTCTATGTAAAGACGACTCAAAAATTCAGAGATGACCTCGTGGACAGAGTGATCCAAAGACTTGACCCCACCATCAGATTTAAAGACGCATCATCCCCTATCAAAGTACCTTGCCTAGCTGCCAACATTGCATTGCTACCAAAGCCCATCAAAGAGGAGGTCACACCTCAAGATTCAAAGGTCCATCTGAGCCATCTAGTTTACAGCTGA